From the genome of Paraburkholderia flava, one region includes:
- a CDS encoding (2Fe-2S)-binding protein: MNRPVPLTLDVNGATHSLAVDPDTPLLYLLRNDLALNGPKFGCGLGECGACTVLLDGMPTRSCVTTARVAQGRAIVTLEGLGTRAALHPVQQAFIDEDAAQCGYCLNGMIMTTKALLDRDPQPSMETIRRELSRNLCRCGTHVEILRAVQRAVELLADERRAKASAVAQTAVHENATGDRS; the protein is encoded by the coding sequence ATGAACCGCCCCGTGCCCCTGACGCTCGACGTGAACGGCGCGACGCATTCGCTCGCCGTCGATCCCGATACGCCGCTGCTGTATCTGCTGCGTAACGATCTCGCGCTGAACGGTCCGAAGTTCGGCTGCGGGCTCGGCGAGTGCGGTGCGTGCACGGTGCTGCTCGACGGCATGCCGACGCGCTCTTGCGTGACGACCGCGCGCGTCGCGCAGGGTCGCGCGATCGTCACGCTCGAAGGGCTCGGCACGCGCGCGGCGTTGCATCCGGTGCAGCAGGCATTCATCGACGAAGACGCCGCGCAGTGCGGCTACTGCCTGAACGGCATGATCATGACGACGAAGGCGCTGCTCGATCGCGATCCGCAGCCGAGCATGGAGACGATCCGGCGCGAGCTGTCGCGGAATCTGTGTCGCTGCGGGACGCATGTCGAGATTTTGCGCGCGGTGCAGCGGGCGGTGGAGTTGCTAGCTGACGAACGGCGAGCGAAGGCATCGGCAGTCGCGCAGACGGCAGTACACGAAAACGCAACCGGGGATCGCTCATGA
- a CDS encoding molybdopterin cofactor-binding domain-containing protein has product MTGPDFGVSRGPQQPQSPGTRRLDLESNVLIVSRMPQAPVKPAPGQPGSRSSYVPTAAERFIAVCGDGSIVAFNGHVDLGTGIGTALAQIVAEELDVPLSRISIVLGHTGDVPNQGPTIASATIQISAVPLRAAAAQARRFLIAEAATHFACDVTALDVRDGIVYPRDSTPAQGIGYGELIAGRRIELPLALDTPVKAPEDYRIVGRRTPRIDIPAKAVGEPAFVHDVRVPGMLHGRVVRPPYAGVAQGDFIGHSLLRVDEASIAHLPGIVKVVVIRDFVGVVAEREEIAQQAAKQLDVRWKPDAHEALPPLDTSEAVEAALRANPAKRRDLVIEGDVDAALAQTGQTLERTYVWPFQMHASIGPSCAVADYREGAVTVWSGTQNPHSLRADLALLLGIDEAGVDVVRKDASGCYGRNCADDVAADAALLSRAVGQPVRVQLSREDEHAWEPKGAAQLMDVRGALDADGQLAGYDFATRYPSNDAPTLALLLTGAISPQPQVFEMGDRTAVPPYDYRSLRIVCDDTPPIVRASWLRGVSALPNTFAHESFIDELAAQAGVDPVEFRLKHLTDPRAIDLVKAVAEKAEWTPRNATENRERAEEAEPASDILRGRGFAYARYVHSKFPGFGAAWSAWVADVEVNRRSGELMVTRVVAGQDTGTMVNPDGVRHQIHGNVIQATSRALKERVTFGDNAVTSQEWGAYPILTFREVPVIDVVMMQRHGEPPMGAGESGSLPGAAAIANALYDATGVRFRRPPFTPDVIRAALADAQAEEAKARRRKRWRFGFLGALAAGAAGWLGAWSIAPAPIAPIAPPLASSFAPELIARGKLLAAAGDCAVCHTASHGVPNAGGRPLDTPFGTIYTTNITPDSQTGIGNWSLEAFTRAMRKGIHRDGRHLYPAFPYTAFQNVSDDDMKALYSYLMAQTPVRSRPPQTSLAFPFSMRPLMAAWNGLFLRRTAFAEQPAQSAQWNRGAYLVNGLGHCSACHSPRNAFGAEKAGAAFLGGGEADGWHAPALTSLSDAPVPWNEDELFSYLRHGHAPLHGVAAGPMAPVVSELAELPDSDIRAMASYLASFNPAEPNANPHALAQAYEQAAGSRVAVEMSTGVGARLFDGACAACHHTGSGPQLFGAHPSLALNTNLHGAAPDNLIRVILDGIGSPARPELGTMPAYRDSFNDKQIAELVSYMRRQFAGGKPEWQNVEATVARVRAAPRAE; this is encoded by the coding sequence ATGACCGGCCCCGACTTCGGCGTGTCGCGCGGGCCGCAGCAGCCTCAGTCGCCAGGCACACGTCGACTCGATCTCGAATCGAACGTGCTGATCGTCTCGCGCATGCCCCAGGCGCCGGTGAAGCCCGCGCCGGGTCAGCCGGGTTCGCGCTCTTCGTATGTGCCGACTGCGGCGGAACGGTTCATAGCAGTGTGTGGCGACGGCAGCATCGTAGCGTTCAACGGGCACGTCGATCTCGGCACCGGCATTGGTACCGCGCTCGCGCAGATCGTCGCCGAAGAACTGGACGTGCCGCTGTCGCGCATATCAATCGTGCTCGGCCACACCGGCGACGTGCCGAACCAGGGCCCGACGATCGCGAGCGCGACGATCCAGATTTCCGCCGTGCCGTTGCGTGCGGCCGCTGCGCAGGCGCGCCGCTTTCTGATCGCCGAAGCGGCCACACATTTCGCGTGCGACGTGACTGCGCTCGACGTGCGCGACGGCATCGTCTATCCGCGCGATTCAACGCCCGCGCAAGGCATCGGCTACGGCGAGCTGATCGCGGGACGCCGGATCGAACTACCGCTCGCACTCGATACGCCGGTGAAAGCACCGGAGGACTACCGCATCGTTGGACGCCGGACGCCGCGCATCGACATTCCCGCGAAGGCCGTCGGCGAGCCGGCGTTCGTGCACGACGTGCGCGTGCCGGGCATGCTGCACGGACGCGTCGTGCGCCCGCCGTATGCGGGCGTCGCGCAGGGCGATTTCATCGGACACTCGCTGCTGCGGGTCGACGAGGCATCGATCGCGCATCTGCCGGGGATCGTGAAGGTGGTGGTGATTCGCGATTTCGTCGGCGTGGTGGCCGAGCGCGAGGAGATCGCACAGCAGGCCGCGAAACAGCTAGACGTGCGCTGGAAACCCGATGCGCACGAAGCGCTGCCGCCGCTCGACACAAGCGAAGCGGTCGAGGCTGCGTTGCGTGCGAATCCGGCGAAGCGGCGCGATCTGGTGATCGAAGGCGACGTCGACGCGGCGCTTGCGCAGACCGGTCAGACGCTCGAACGCACGTACGTGTGGCCGTTTCAGATGCATGCATCGATCGGACCGTCGTGTGCGGTGGCTGATTATCGCGAAGGCGCGGTGACGGTCTGGTCGGGGACGCAGAATCCGCATTCGCTGCGCGCCGATCTCGCGCTGCTGCTCGGCATCGACGAAGCGGGTGTCGACGTCGTGCGCAAGGATGCATCGGGTTGCTATGGCCGCAATTGTGCCGACGACGTCGCCGCCGATGCCGCGCTGCTGTCGCGCGCGGTCGGGCAGCCGGTACGCGTGCAGTTGTCGCGCGAGGACGAGCACGCGTGGGAACCGAAGGGTGCCGCGCAATTGATGGACGTACGCGGCGCGCTCGACGCGGACGGACAACTCGCGGGCTACGACTTCGCGACACGCTATCCGTCGAACGATGCACCGACGCTCGCACTGCTGCTGACCGGTGCAATCTCGCCGCAGCCGCAGGTGTTCGAGATGGGCGACCGGACGGCAGTGCCGCCGTACGACTACCGCAGCCTGCGGATCGTCTGTGACGATACGCCGCCGATCGTGCGTGCATCGTGGCTGCGTGGCGTATCGGCGTTGCCGAACACGTTCGCGCACGAATCGTTCATCGACGAACTCGCCGCGCAGGCCGGCGTCGATCCGGTCGAATTCCGCCTGAAGCATCTGACCGATCCGCGCGCGATCGATCTCGTGAAAGCGGTTGCGGAGAAGGCGGAGTGGACGCCACGCAACGCGACTGAGAACCGCGAGCGTGCAGAAGAAGCAGAACCCGCAAGCGATATCCTGCGCGGCCGAGGCTTCGCCTACGCACGCTACGTCCACAGCAAATTCCCCGGCTTCGGCGCCGCATGGTCCGCATGGGTCGCCGACGTCGAAGTGAACCGGCGCAGCGGCGAGCTGATGGTGACGCGCGTCGTCGCCGGCCAGGACACCGGCACGATGGTGAACCCCGACGGCGTGCGTCACCAGATCCACGGCAACGTGATCCAGGCGACGAGCCGCGCGCTGAAAGAACGCGTGACGTTCGGCGACAACGCGGTGACGAGCCAGGAGTGGGGCGCGTATCCGATCCTCACGTTCCGCGAAGTGCCGGTGATCGACGTCGTGATGATGCAGCGTCACGGCGAGCCGCCGATGGGCGCCGGCGAATCGGGGTCGCTGCCCGGCGCCGCCGCGATCGCGAACGCGCTGTACGACGCGACCGGCGTGCGCTTTCGGAGGCCGCCGTTCACGCCCGATGTGATCCGCGCGGCGCTCGCCGATGCGCAGGCCGAAGAAGCGAAGGCGCGTCGTCGCAAGCGCTGGCGTTTCGGGTTTCTCGGCGCACTCGCGGCGGGGGCGGCGGGGTGGCTCGGCGCGTGGTCGATTGCACCCGCGCCGATTGCACCGATCGCGCCGCCGCTCGCGAGTTCGTTCGCGCCCGAGCTGATCGCACGCGGCAAGCTGCTCGCCGCAGCCGGCGATTGCGCGGTGTGCCACACCGCGAGTCACGGCGTGCCGAATGCGGGCGGCCGTCCGCTCGACACGCCGTTCGGCACCATCTACACGACTAACATCACGCCCGATTCGCAGACCGGCATCGGCAACTGGTCGCTCGAAGCGTTCACGCGCGCGATGCGCAAAGGCATCCATCGCGACGGCCGGCACCTGTACCCCGCGTTTCCGTACACCGCATTCCAGAACGTCTCCGACGACGACATGAAAGCGCTGTACTCGTACCTGATGGCGCAGACGCCGGTGCGCTCGAGACCGCCGCAGACGTCGCTTGCATTCCCGTTCAGCATGCGTCCGTTGATGGCCGCGTGGAACGGGCTGTTCCTGCGCCGCACCGCATTCGCGGAGCAGCCCGCGCAGAGCGCGCAATGGAATCGCGGCGCGTATCTCGTCAACGGACTCGGTCATTGCAGCGCGTGTCATTCGCCGCGCAATGCATTCGGCGCGGAGAAAGCGGGCGCCGCGTTTCTCGGCGGCGGCGAAGCGGACGGCTGGCATGCGCCTGCGTTGACGTCGCTGTCGGATGCGCCGGTGCCGTGGAACGAGGACGAACTGTTCAGTTATCTGCGGCATGGCCATGCGCCGCTGCACGGTGTCGCGGCAGGGCCGATGGCGCCTGTCGTCAGCGAACTGGCCGAACTGCCCGACAGCGACATTCGCGCGATGGCGAGCTACCTCGCATCGTTTAATCCGGCGGAGCCGAATGCGAATCCGCATGCGCTCGCGCAGGCATACGAACAGGCGGCCGGCAGCCGCGTCGCGGTCGAGATGTCGACGGGCGTCGGTGCGCGGCTCTTCGACGGCGCGTGCGCCGCGTGTCATCACACCGGCAGCGGACCGCAGCTGTTCGGCGCGCATCCGTCGCTTGCGCTCAATACGAATCTGCACGGCGCGGCGCCGGATAATCTGATTCGCGTGATTCTCGACGGGATCGGCTCGCCGGCTCGCCCCGAACTCGGTACGATGCCGGCTTACCGCGACAGTTTCAACGATAAACAGATCGCCGAACTCGTGTCGTACATGCGACGCCAGTTCGCGGGCGGCAAGCCCGAATGGCAGAACGTCGAGGCAACAGTCGCGCGAGTTCGCGCGGCGCCGCGCGCAGAGTGA
- a CDS encoding ABC transporter substrate-binding protein has translation MTTRARWMTRLTVSLTVSLTLTLAATGALAQQTIKIGEINSYKAQPAFLGPYKNGWNLALDQVNAAGGVLGKQLEVVSRDDNGNPGDTIRVAQELIAREQVQLLFGGFLSNTGLALTDFAKQRRIFFLAAEPLTDKIVWADGNKYTYRLRPSTYMQVAMLVPEAAKLHKQRWAVVYPNYEYGQSAVATFKKLLKAAQPDVQFVSEQATPLGNLDAGAVTQALADAKPDAIFNVLFGADLGKFVREGNTRGLFKDRSVVSLLTGEPDYLDPLGAEAPTGWIVTGYPWYSIDTPANKTFVDAYRAKYHDYPRLGSVVGYSALMSIANGIKKAGSTDPDKLAAAFKGLDVNTPFGPITYRAQDNQSTMGAYVGVTGVKDGKGIMTSYRYIDGASVQPSDAEVKKLRPAE, from the coding sequence ATGACCACGCGCGCACGATGGATGACCCGCTTGACTGTCTCGCTTACTGTCTCGTTAACGCTGACGCTCGCCGCCACCGGCGCGCTCGCGCAGCAGACGATCAAGATCGGTGAGATCAACAGCTACAAGGCGCAGCCCGCCTTTCTCGGGCCCTACAAGAACGGCTGGAATCTCGCGCTCGATCAGGTGAACGCGGCGGGCGGCGTGCTCGGCAAACAGCTTGAAGTCGTCTCGCGCGACGACAACGGCAATCCGGGCGACACGATCCGCGTCGCGCAGGAACTGATCGCGCGCGAGCAGGTGCAACTGCTATTCGGCGGCTTCCTGTCGAACACCGGTCTCGCGCTGACCGACTTCGCGAAACAGCGTCGCATTTTCTTCCTCGCCGCCGAACCGCTGACCGACAAGATCGTCTGGGCCGACGGCAACAAGTACACGTACCGGCTGCGTCCGTCGACGTACATGCAGGTCGCGATGCTCGTGCCCGAAGCGGCGAAGCTGCACAAGCAGCGCTGGGCGGTGGTGTATCCGAACTACGAGTACGGGCAGTCGGCGGTCGCGACGTTCAAGAAACTGCTGAAGGCCGCGCAACCCGACGTGCAGTTCGTCTCTGAACAGGCGACGCCGCTCGGCAATCTCGACGCCGGCGCCGTGACCCAGGCGCTCGCCGACGCGAAGCCCGATGCGATCTTCAACGTGCTGTTCGGCGCGGACCTCGGCAAGTTCGTTCGTGAGGGCAATACGCGCGGTCTGTTCAAGGATCGCAGTGTCGTGTCGCTGCTGACCGGCGAGCCCGACTATCTCGACCCGCTCGGCGCCGAAGCGCCGACCGGCTGGATCGTCACCGGCTACCCGTGGTATTCGATCGACACGCCGGCGAACAAGACTTTCGTCGATGCGTATCGCGCGAAGTATCACGACTATCCGCGGCTGGGATCGGTGGTCGGTTATTCGGCGTTGATGTCGATCGCGAACGGGATCAAGAAGGCTGGTTCGACTGATCCGGACAAACTGGCCGCCGCGTTCAAGGGACTCGACGTGAACACGCCGTTCGGACCGATCACGTACCGCGCGCAGGACAACCAGTCGACGATGGGCGCGTACGTAGGCGTGACCGGCGTGAAGGACGGCAAGGGCATAATGACGTCGTACCGTTATATCGATGGTGCGAGCGTGCAGCCGTCGGATGCCGAAGTGAAGAAGCTGCGGCCGGCGGAGTGA
- a CDS encoding DUF6496 domain-containing protein encodes MPDRQTVSRARADKRAGNAPSTQAGEFVKDEVDRVRAGKHGVKSAKQAIAIGLSKARRAGVDLKAPKKGATSETTRRKAAADHAAGQHEGTAKKKRASSESTAKRARTSEAVLKRESGRGASSASMSKQAKSAAAHRPAASRSAAAKKAAKTKGAAGRSAAAKKAAQTRAARAHR; translated from the coding sequence ATGCCCGACAGGCAAACCGTGTCACGCGCCCGCGCCGACAAGCGCGCGGGCAACGCCCCGAGTACGCAGGCGGGTGAGTTCGTCAAGGACGAGGTCGATCGCGTTCGCGCCGGCAAGCACGGCGTGAAATCGGCAAAGCAGGCGATAGCGATCGGACTGTCGAAAGCGCGTCGCGCGGGCGTCGATCTGAAGGCTCCGAAGAAGGGGGCGACGAGCGAAACGACTCGCCGCAAAGCCGCAGCCGATCATGCTGCCGGTCAGCACGAGGGGACCGCGAAGAAGAAGCGTGCGAGCAGCGAGTCGACGGCGAAGCGCGCCCGCACCAGCGAAGCGGTGCTCAAGCGAGAGAGCGGTCGGGGAGCGTCGAGCGCGTCGATGTCGAAGCAGGCAAAGTCGGCGGCGGCGCATCGGCCGGCGGCAAGCCGCTCAGCTGCGGCGAAGAAAGCAGCGAAGACGAAGGGGGCGGCGGGGCGGTCGGCGGCTGCGAAGAAGGCGGCGCAGACGCGGGCAGCGCGCGCGCATCGCTAA
- a CDS encoding aspartate aminotransferase family protein has translation MTSRPVIDDLSSFWMPFTANRQFKAAPRMLESAKGMYYRTTDGREVLDGCAGLWCVNAGHSRDEIVAAITQQLSTLDFAPTFQMGHPLAFEAASKVAELMPTGLDRIFFTNSGSESVDTALKIALAYHRARGEGQRTRLIGRERGYHGVGFGGISVGGIAPNRKTYSGALLPSVDHLPHTHNLEHNAFSKGQPAWGAHLADELERLVTLHDASTIAAVIVEPVAGSTGVLIPPQGYLQRLRDICTKHGILLIFDEVITGFGRLGKATASEYFGVTPDLLTMAKAINNAAIPMGAVAASRTIHDTVVNGGAPGAIELFHGYTYSAHPAAAAAAIATLDLYRRDDLFARAAGLAPAFENAAHALRDAKHVKDVRNLGLVAGIELESRDGAPGARAYEAFVKCFEAGVLVRFTGDILAFSPPLIVDEEQIARIFGTVREVLATVQ, from the coding sequence ATGACTTCGCGCCCCGTCATCGACGACCTGTCGTCTTTCTGGATGCCGTTCACCGCCAATCGCCAGTTCAAGGCCGCGCCGCGCATGCTGGAATCGGCGAAGGGTATGTACTACCGCACGACCGACGGTCGCGAAGTCCTCGACGGTTGCGCCGGTCTGTGGTGCGTGAACGCGGGTCACAGCCGCGACGAGATCGTCGCCGCGATCACGCAGCAGCTCTCGACGCTCGACTTCGCGCCGACCTTCCAGATGGGTCACCCGCTCGCGTTCGAAGCAGCGTCGAAAGTCGCGGAGCTGATGCCCACCGGACTCGACCGCATCTTCTTCACGAACTCGGGTTCCGAATCGGTCGACACCGCGCTGAAGATCGCGCTCGCGTATCACCGCGCGCGTGGCGAAGGCCAGCGCACCCGCTTGATCGGTCGCGAGCGCGGTTATCACGGCGTGGGCTTCGGCGGGATTTCGGTCGGCGGGATTGCGCCGAATCGCAAGACGTATTCCGGCGCGCTGCTGCCGTCGGTCGATCATCTGCCGCACACGCACAACCTCGAGCACAACGCGTTCTCGAAGGGTCAGCCCGCGTGGGGCGCGCATCTCGCGGACGAACTCGAACGCCTCGTCACGCTGCACGACGCATCGACGATCGCGGCCGTGATCGTCGAGCCGGTCGCCGGTTCGACGGGCGTGCTGATTCCGCCGCAGGGCTATCTGCAACGTCTGCGCGACATCTGCACGAAGCACGGCATCCTGCTGATTTTCGATGAAGTGATCACCGGTTTCGGCCGCCTCGGCAAAGCGACGGCGAGCGAGTATTTCGGCGTGACGCCCGATCTGCTGACGATGGCAAAAGCGATCAACAACGCCGCGATTCCGATGGGCGCGGTGGCCGCGAGCCGCACGATCCACGACACCGTCGTGAACGGCGGTGCGCCGGGCGCAATCGAACTGTTCCACGGCTACACGTATTCGGCGCACCCGGCCGCGGCAGCCGCCGCGATCGCGACGCTCGACCTGTATCGTCGCGACGATCTGTTCGCGCGCGCCGCCGGCCTCGCACCGGCATTCGAAAACGCCGCGCACGCGTTGCGCGACGCGAAGCATGTGAAGGACGTCCGCAATCTCGGGCTCGTCGCCGGTATCGAACTCGAATCGCGCGACGGCGCGCCGGGCGCACGCGCGTACGAAGCGTTCGTCAAATGCTTCGAGGCGGGCGTGCTGGTGCGCTTCACCGGTGACATTCTGGCGTTCTCGCCGCCGCTGATCGTCGATGAGGAACAGATTGCGCGGATCTTCGGGACGGTGCGTGAGGTGCTGGCTACTGTGCAGTAA
- a CDS encoding PLP-dependent aminotransferase family protein: MIELELDRDRRTAPTLVEQLVQGFAHAIEAHTLRAGALLPSVRQLAQRYQLSTFTVTEAYNRLVSMGLVVARRGSGYRVAPRDAPRASAGQWQSWQPPSLTATWLLSDVFADRSVPIKAGGGWLPNEWINESGLQHALRALSRVPAARLGDYGQPYGFVPLRERIAEQLDRHGLPVDVANVLLTQGATQGLDLIVRTLLRAGDAVIVEDPGYCNLLQILKLAGLSVHGVPRTPAGIDTDALETLVAAHRPKAIFVNTTLQNPTGATFNMAAAFRLLQVAERHGMWVIEDDVSRELAPPGAPLFAALEGLRRVLYVGGFSKTVTPALRCGYVVAERDVLRELARTKMAVGLTSSETIERIVDKVMLEGRYARHVDAVNERLKAAHLAVEARLDALGLDVFHRPRAGLFLWAKLPVEPERAADIATAALADGIWLAPGSYFRPDDAPSAWFRFNAPYSTDDALWRFIEKIR, from the coding sequence ATGATCGAACTGGAACTGGATCGCGACCGACGTACCGCGCCGACGCTCGTCGAGCAACTGGTGCAGGGCTTCGCGCACGCGATCGAAGCGCACACGCTGCGCGCGGGCGCGTTGCTGCCGTCGGTGCGGCAGCTCGCGCAGCGTTATCAGCTGAGCACCTTTACCGTCACCGAGGCGTACAACCGTCTTGTTTCGATGGGTCTCGTGGTCGCGCGTCGCGGGTCCGGTTATCGCGTCGCACCGCGCGATGCGCCGCGCGCGAGCGCCGGCCAGTGGCAGTCATGGCAGCCGCCGAGTCTGACCGCGACGTGGCTGCTGTCCGACGTGTTCGCCGATCGCTCGGTGCCGATCAAGGCGGGCGGCGGCTGGCTGCCGAACGAGTGGATCAACGAGAGCGGGTTGCAGCACGCGCTGCGCGCGCTGTCGCGCGTGCCGGCCGCGCGCCTCGGCGACTACGGACAGCCATACGGTTTCGTGCCGCTGCGCGAGCGGATCGCGGAACAGCTCGACCGTCACGGCTTGCCCGTCGACGTCGCGAACGTGCTGCTTACGCAGGGCGCGACGCAGGGGCTCGACCTCATCGTGCGGACATTGCTGCGCGCGGGCGATGCAGTGATCGTCGAAGATCCGGGCTACTGCAATCTGCTGCAGATCCTGAAGCTCGCCGGGCTAAGCGTGCACGGCGTGCCGCGCACGCCGGCCGGCATCGATACCGACGCGCTCGAAACGCTGGTCGCCGCGCATCGGCCGAAAGCGATCTTCGTCAACACGACGCTGCAGAATCCGACCGGCGCGACCTTCAACATGGCCGCCGCGTTTCGTCTGCTGCAGGTCGCGGAGCGGCACGGGATGTGGGTGATCGAAGACGATGTGAGCCGCGAACTCGCGCCGCCCGGTGCGCCGCTGTTTGCTGCGCTCGAAGGTCTGCGGCGCGTGCTGTACGTCGGTGGTTTTTCGAAGACGGTGACGCCCGCGCTGCGCTGCGGCTACGTCGTCGCCGAACGCGACGTACTGCGCGAACTCGCGCGGACGAAGATGGCGGTGGGGCTCACGTCGTCGGAGACGATTGAGCGGATAGTGGACAAGGTGATGCTGGAGGGGCGCTACGCGCGTCACGTCGACGCGGTGAACGAGCGGCTGAAGGCCGCACATCTCGCGGTCGAGGCGCGGCTCGATGCGCTCGGGCTCGACGTGTTTCACCGGCCGCGCGCGGGGTTGTTCCTGTGGGCGAAGTTGCCGGTCGAACCCGAACGTGCCGCCGATATCGCGACCGCCGCGCTCGCCGACGGCATCTGGCTCGCGCCGGGCTCGTACTTCCGTCCCGACGACGCGCCGAGCGCGTGGTTCCGTTTCAACGCGCCGTACTCGACGGACGACGCGTTGTGGCGGTTTATCGAGAAGATTCGCTAG
- a CDS encoding LysE family translocator encodes MSIETLSALPAGILFALVTTITPGPNNTMLLASGVNFGFRRTLPHILGISLGVVLLMLAVGFGLGEAFHRWPLLYTVLETASVVYLLYLAWKIATSGQVQVRNGDRRPMRFHEAIAFQWINPKAWMMVLTAATTIHLSADYGLNATLMAVLFYVIGLPCICLWAAFGTAMRRLLAKPVWLRAFNLVMALLLVATLYPIALKLLA; translated from the coding sequence CTGTCCATCGAAACCCTGAGCGCACTGCCCGCCGGCATCCTGTTCGCGCTCGTCACGACGATCACGCCTGGACCGAACAACACGATGCTGCTCGCGTCGGGCGTCAATTTCGGTTTTCGCCGCACGCTGCCGCATATTCTCGGCATCAGCCTGGGCGTCGTGCTGTTGATGCTCGCGGTCGGCTTCGGACTCGGCGAAGCGTTTCATCGCTGGCCGCTGCTGTACACGGTGCTCGAAACCGCGAGCGTGGTCTATCTGCTGTACCTCGCGTGGAAGATCGCGACGTCGGGGCAGGTGCAGGTGCGCAATGGCGATCGTCGTCCGATGCGCTTTCACGAAGCGATCGCGTTTCAGTGGATCAATCCGAAGGCGTGGATGATGGTGCTGACCGCCGCGACGACCATCCATCTGAGCGCCGACTACGGTCTCAACGCGACGCTGATGGCCGTGCTGTTCTACGTGATTGGGCTGCCGTGCATCTGTTTGTGGGCGGCGTTCGGCACAGCAATGCGTCGGCTGCTTGCGAAGCCGGTGTGGCTGCGTGCGTTCAATCTGGTGATGGCGCTGCTGCTCGTCGCGACGTTGTATCCGATTGCGTTGAAACTACTCGCGTAA
- a CDS encoding cupin domain-containing protein, translating into MIADPLHLDEAAAALALAALPVPFAVLFERGDVSVELFAPRGVDTQTPHARDELYIVSSGSGTFRRGDETCEFRAGDLLFVPAHVDHRFERFTDDFRTWVIFFGPEGGVRS; encoded by the coding sequence ATGATCGCCGATCCGCTTCATCTCGACGAAGCCGCCGCTGCACTCGCGCTGGCCGCGCTACCTGTGCCGTTTGCCGTTCTGTTCGAACGCGGCGATGTGTCCGTCGAACTGTTCGCGCCGCGTGGCGTCGATACGCAGACGCCTCATGCGCGCGACGAGCTGTATATCGTGTCGTCGGGATCGGGCACGTTCCGTCGCGGTGACGAAACGTGCGAGTTTCGTGCAGGCGATCTGCTGTTCGTGCCGGCTCACGTCGACCATCGCTTCGAGCGCTTCACCGACGATTTCAGAACGTGGGTGATTTTCTTCGGACCCGAAGGCGGTGTGCGGTCCTGA
- a CDS encoding dihydrofolate reductase family protein encodes MRKLIVQMQMSIDGYVGAADESLDWQVWNWGDDWTWDEALKRDFNKIFESIGTILLSRPMIEEGYLDHWGHAATRFPADPDYAFAQRIVDTPKVVVTDKLSESRWERTTIAHGGLASNVDALKQQPGGDMITFGGTGFVSALIAEGLVDEFQFFVNPTAVGKGDALFHDTRRGTKLRLIRSDSYASGIVVNRYARVA; translated from the coding sequence ATGAGAAAGCTGATCGTACAAATGCAGATGTCGATAGACGGCTATGTCGGCGCAGCCGACGAATCGCTCGACTGGCAGGTGTGGAACTGGGGCGACGACTGGACCTGGGACGAGGCGCTCAAGCGCGACTTCAACAAGATCTTCGAATCGATCGGCACCATTTTGTTGAGCCGCCCGATGATCGAAGAAGGCTACCTCGATCACTGGGGCCACGCGGCCACGCGCTTTCCCGCTGACCCGGACTACGCATTCGCGCAACGCATCGTCGACACGCCGAAAGTCGTTGTCACGGACAAGCTCAGCGAATCGCGATGGGAACGCACGACGATCGCACACGGCGGCCTCGCGAGCAACGTCGACGCGCTGAAGCAACAGCCGGGCGGCGACATGATCACATTTGGCGGCACGGGGTTCGTGTCGGCGCTGATCGCCGAAGGGCTCGTCGACGAGTTCCAGTTCTTCGTGAACCCGACCGCAGTCGGCAAAGGTGACGCGCTCTTTCACGACACACGACGCGGCACGAAATTACGGTTGATTCGCTCGGACAGCTACGCAAGCGGGATCGTCGTGAACCGGTACGCGCGAGTGGCGTGA